One stretch of Cellulomonas wangsupingiae DNA includes these proteins:
- a CDS encoding sugar ABC transporter substrate-binding protein yields MRRGIPAAAVTLGLVLALTACSGSGDDSTGGATSETTAGGGASEDALVIWVDETRQAAVESAAQAFEDENDVAVEVVLKNFEDIRTDFLAQVPTGEGPDLTVGAHDWLGELTTNGVVAPIELGDTAGEFLPIAIEAFTEDGQVYGLPYAIENVALIRNTALATEAPSTWDAAVAAGQAAGTPYQVLIQTGTEGDPYTYYPLQTSFGAPVFVQNEDGTYTSELAMGGAPGQAFATWLQAQGQAGTLSTDITYDIAVEAFKNGESPFIIGGPWMIEQFEGLELSIDPVPSAGGEPAQPFVGVQGFYVSAQSDNALLANDFLVNYVATDEVQLALYEAGNRPPALASAAEEASADPITAGFLAVGEDALPMPSIPEMGSVWAFWGVTEANILSGAAEPVAAWDKMIADIQAAIGS; encoded by the coding sequence ATGCGACGAGGCATCCCGGCCGCTGCGGTGACGCTCGGCCTCGTGCTGGCGCTCACGGCGTGCAGCGGGTCAGGCGACGACAGCACCGGAGGCGCCACCTCCGAGACCACGGCAGGTGGCGGGGCGTCCGAGGACGCCCTGGTCATCTGGGTCGACGAGACGCGGCAGGCCGCCGTGGAGAGCGCCGCCCAGGCGTTCGAGGACGAGAACGACGTGGCCGTCGAGGTCGTGCTCAAGAACTTCGAGGACATCCGCACGGACTTCCTCGCCCAGGTCCCGACCGGCGAGGGTCCCGACCTCACCGTCGGTGCGCACGACTGGCTGGGCGAACTCACGACGAACGGCGTGGTCGCGCCGATCGAGCTCGGTGACACGGCCGGCGAGTTCCTCCCGATCGCGATCGAGGCGTTCACGGAGGACGGGCAGGTCTACGGGCTGCCCTACGCCATCGAGAACGTGGCCCTCATCCGCAACACCGCGCTCGCGACCGAGGCGCCGTCGACGTGGGACGCCGCCGTCGCCGCCGGCCAGGCCGCCGGCACGCCCTACCAGGTCCTCATCCAGACGGGCACCGAGGGCGACCCGTACACGTACTACCCGCTGCAGACGTCCTTCGGTGCGCCGGTGTTCGTGCAGAACGAGGACGGCACCTACACGTCCGAGCTGGCCATGGGCGGCGCACCGGGCCAGGCGTTCGCGACCTGGCTGCAGGCGCAGGGCCAGGCGGGCACGCTGTCCACGGACATCACCTACGACATCGCGGTCGAGGCGTTCAAGAACGGCGAGTCGCCCTTCATCATCGGCGGCCCGTGGATGATCGAGCAGTTCGAAGGCCTCGAGCTGTCGATCGACCCCGTCCCGTCGGCCGGTGGTGAGCCGGCGCAGCCGTTCGTGGGCGTCCAGGGCTTCTACGTCTCGGCGCAGAGCGACAACGCGCTGCTGGCGAACGACTTCCTCGTGAACTACGTCGCGACCGACGAGGTCCAGCTGGCGCTGTACGAGGCGGGCAACCGCCCGCCGGCGCTGGCCTCCGCCGCCGAGGAGGCGTCGGCCGACCCGATCACCGCCGGCTTCCTGGCCGTCGGCGAGGACGCGCTGCCGATGCCCTCGATCCCCGAGATGGGTTCCGTCTGGGCCTTCTGGGGCGTCACCGAGGCGAACATCCTCTCGGGCGCGGCCGAGCCCGTCGCGGCCTGGGACAAGATGATCGCCGACATCCAGGCGGCCATCGGGTCCTGA
- a CDS encoding LacI family DNA-binding transcriptional regulator, producing the protein MRTRLTDLAAQAGVSTATVSRVLNGKPGVSPRARQAVLTALDVLGYERPEKLRLRSAGLIGLVVPELTNPVFPAFAQVIETMLSDRGYTPLLCTQSPGGTTEDQYVEVLLEHGVDGIVFVSGLHADASASKDRYHRLRGRGVPLVLVNGYASGVDAPAVSTDDTAAMDQAFRHLHSLGHRAIGLAVGPTRFVPSQRKRDAFAALAEQHLGATDLDTHVVSTLFTVEGGHAAATQLFASGHTAVICGSDLMALGAVRAARALGLRVPEDVSVVGFDDSPLIAFTDPPLTTVRQPVAAMGHAAVSALVAEISGTRAARGELLFHPELVVRGSTGSARADAHATATHVAAPAAR; encoded by the coding sequence GTGCGCACCCGACTGACCGACCTGGCTGCACAGGCCGGGGTGAGCACCGCGACGGTCTCCCGCGTGCTCAACGGCAAGCCGGGCGTCTCCCCACGAGCCCGTCAGGCGGTGCTGACCGCCCTGGACGTCCTCGGCTACGAGCGTCCCGAGAAGCTGCGGCTGCGGTCGGCCGGCCTCATCGGCCTGGTGGTCCCCGAGCTGACCAACCCGGTCTTCCCCGCGTTCGCCCAGGTGATCGAGACGATGCTCAGCGACCGCGGCTACACGCCGCTGCTGTGCACGCAGTCGCCGGGCGGCACCACCGAGGACCAGTACGTCGAGGTGCTCCTCGAGCACGGCGTCGACGGCATCGTGTTCGTCTCCGGCCTGCACGCCGACGCGTCCGCCAGCAAGGACCGCTACCACCGGCTGCGCGGCCGTGGCGTCCCGCTCGTCCTCGTCAACGGCTACGCCTCGGGCGTCGACGCGCCCGCGGTGTCCACCGACGACACCGCGGCGATGGACCAGGCGTTCCGCCACCTGCACTCCCTCGGCCATCGTGCGATCGGGCTCGCCGTCGGGCCCACGCGCTTCGTTCCTTCGCAGCGTAAGCGCGACGCCTTCGCCGCGCTCGCCGAGCAGCACCTCGGCGCCACGGACCTCGACACGCACGTCGTGTCCACCCTCTTCACCGTCGAGGGCGGGCACGCGGCCGCCACCCAGCTGTTCGCGTCGGGCCACACCGCCGTGATCTGCGGGTCGGACCTCATGGCGCTCGGCGCCGTGCGCGCCGCACGCGCCCTGGGGCTGCGCGTCCCCGAGGACGTCTCCGTGGTGGGCTTCGACGACTCCCCCCTCATCGCGTTCACCGACCCGCCCCTGACGACGGTGCGCCAGCCGGTCGCCGCCATGGGCCACGCCGCCGTCTCCGCGCTCGTCGCGGAGATCAGCGGCACGCGGGCGGCACGCGGTGAGCTCCTGTTCCACCCGGAGCTGGTCGTCCGCGGCTCGACCGGCAGCGCCCGTGCCGACGCGCACGCCACCGCCACGCACGTCGCCGCCCCCGCCGCGCGCTGA
- a CDS encoding glycoside hydrolase family 13 protein, producing MTLETLPTGLVAHRPDTDAQWWRHAVIYQVYPRSFADASGDGIGDLPGVTARLDHLVELGVDAVWLSPFYRSPQADAGYDVADYRDVDPLFGTLADADALVARAHELGLRVVVDLVPNHTSDEHVWFRAALASAPGSPERARYHFREGRGEHGELPPNNWESVFGGPAWTRTTQPDGTPGQWYLHLFDSKQPDLNWENPEVRAEFEDVLRFWLDRGVDGFRVDVAHGMVKQDGLPDWDGHVAMIDGSDDTDAVAGTGNHGPMFDQDGVHDIYRSWRRVLDAYDGDRAMVAEAWVEPLSRLARYVRPDEMHQAFNFAFLAAGWHAPSLRRVIDASFAANDAVGAPTTWVMSNHDVVRHASRLGLTDPTHRPNGIGDGDEQPDAVLGLHRARAASLLMLALPGSAYVYQGEELGLPDHTALDDDLRQDPAFFRTGGAERGRDGCRVPLPWEGDAPGLGFSPTGATWLPQPTAWADLAVDRQRGREGSTYELYRAALRLRRAERLGAGGLQWLTEPAGEHVLAFRNGDVVVVANLDEADVELPLSGEVLLASGPLRDGVLPAGTTVWLRAA from the coding sequence GTGACCCTCGAGACGCTTCCCACCGGGCTCGTCGCCCACCGCCCCGACACCGACGCGCAGTGGTGGCGCCACGCCGTCATCTACCAGGTCTACCCCCGGTCCTTCGCCGACGCGTCGGGCGACGGCATCGGTGACCTGCCGGGCGTCACCGCGCGCCTCGACCACCTCGTCGAGCTCGGCGTCGACGCCGTCTGGCTGTCCCCGTTCTACCGCTCGCCCCAGGCCGACGCCGGGTACGACGTCGCCGACTACCGCGACGTCGACCCGCTGTTCGGCACCCTGGCGGACGCGGACGCGCTCGTCGCACGCGCGCACGAGCTGGGCCTGCGCGTCGTCGTCGACCTCGTCCCCAACCACACCTCCGACGAGCACGTGTGGTTCCGGGCGGCCCTCGCGTCGGCGCCCGGGTCGCCCGAGCGCGCGCGCTACCACTTCCGCGAGGGCCGCGGCGAGCACGGTGAGCTGCCCCCGAACAACTGGGAGTCGGTCTTCGGCGGGCCCGCGTGGACGCGCACGACGCAGCCCGACGGCACGCCCGGGCAGTGGTACCTGCACCTGTTCGACTCCAAGCAGCCGGACCTCAACTGGGAGAACCCCGAGGTGCGGGCCGAGTTCGAGGACGTCCTGCGGTTCTGGCTCGACCGCGGCGTGGACGGGTTCCGCGTCGACGTCGCGCACGGCATGGTCAAGCAGGACGGCCTGCCGGACTGGGACGGCCACGTGGCGATGATCGACGGCAGCGACGACACGGACGCCGTGGCGGGCACCGGGAACCACGGCCCGATGTTCGACCAGGACGGCGTGCACGACATCTACCGGTCGTGGCGCCGCGTCCTGGACGCGTACGACGGCGACCGCGCGATGGTCGCCGAGGCCTGGGTGGAGCCGCTGTCCCGCCTCGCCCGGTACGTGCGCCCGGACGAGATGCACCAGGCCTTCAACTTCGCGTTCCTCGCCGCCGGCTGGCACGCGCCGTCGCTGCGTCGCGTCATCGACGCGTCCTTCGCCGCGAACGACGCGGTCGGCGCCCCCACGACGTGGGTGATGTCCAACCACGACGTGGTGCGGCACGCCTCCCGCCTGGGCCTCACGGACCCCACGCACCGCCCCAACGGCATCGGCGACGGTGACGAGCAGCCCGACGCCGTGCTGGGCCTGCACCGGGCTCGCGCGGCCTCGCTGCTCATGCTGGCGCTGCCCGGCTCCGCCTACGTCTACCAGGGCGAGGAGCTCGGGCTCCCGGACCACACCGCGCTCGACGACGACCTGCGTCAGGACCCCGCGTTCTTCCGTACCGGTGGCGCGGAGCGCGGCCGGGACGGCTGCCGCGTGCCGCTGCCCTGGGAGGGTGACGCGCCCGGCCTCGGCTTCTCGCCCACGGGCGCGACCTGGCTGCCGCAGCCGACCGCCTGGGCCGACCTGGCGGTGGACCGCCAGCGGGGCCGCGAGGGCTCGACGTACGAGCTCTACCGCGCCGCCCTGCGGCTGCGCCGTGCCGAGCGGCTCGGCGCCGGCGGCCTGCAGTGGCTGACGGAGCCCGCGGGCGAGCACGTGCTCGCGTTCCGCAACGGTGACGTCGTGGTGGTCGCCAACCTCGACGAGGCCGACGTCGAGCTCCCCCTGAGCGGTGAGGTGCTGCTCGCGTCCGGCCCGCTGCGCGACGGCGTGCTGCCGGCCGGCACGACGGTCTGGCTGCGCGCGGCCTGA